One stretch of Cydia fagiglandana chromosome 18, ilCydFagi1.1, whole genome shotgun sequence DNA includes these proteins:
- the LOC134673511 gene encoding uncharacterized protein LOC134673511, with the protein MLSQEMEPELDDGEDHWEHQNIQTLLNMYLQNIDKFRNPKIRKKSVWVDKSNAVGKGPDCCDKKFRNLKQTYIRLLKKKNRNGTANVKWPYFEIFEEIYSDNGAYQPDIQQKIEESATERTVAKALLTMNSASKFEPHIPENGESSSGQNEEMKKRLTRKRHAEFRKVTLEMRDRQRLVEEKLDRLIYIVEESNNIQKERNRLFEQFLERLNQTQ; encoded by the coding sequence ATGTTGAGCCAAGAAATGGAACCAGAGTTGGATGATGGTGAGGATCACTGGGAACACCAGAACATCCAAACACTGTTGAATATGTATTTGCAAAACATTGACAAGTTTAGAAATCCAAAAATTAGGAAAAAAAGTGTCTGGGTTGATAAATCGAACGCCGTAGGCAAAGGTCCTGATTGTTGCGATAAGAAATtcagaaatttaaaacaaaccTACATTAGATTACTTAAGAAGAAGAATAGAAATGGCACAGCCAATGTCAAATGGCCTTACTTTGAAATTTTTGAAGAAATATACAGTGATAATGGTGCATACCAGCCAGATATACAACAGAAAATAGAAGAGAGTGCGACAGAGCGGACCGTTGCTAAAGCTTTGTTGACAATGAATTCAGCTTCTAAATTTGAACCGCACATACCAGAGAATGGGGAAAGTTCAAGTGGGCAAAATGAAGAAATGAAAAAGAGGTTGACCAGAAAACGGCATGCGGAGTTCCGTAAGGTTACTCTAGAAATGAGAGATCGGCAGAGGCTGGTGGAGGAGAAGCTTGATAGGCTAATTTATATAGTGGAGGAATCTAATAACATACAGAAAGAGAGGAACCGACTATTTGAACAGTTTTTGGAGAGACTTAACCAAACACAATGA
- the LOC134673526 gene encoding actin maturation protease: MCSLPPPPPPPPQTLDLKHDSLELPSYADSNPTPKFPEICEWASKNLDLWEACAKNSICPQIAPFKYCYKHFESILQVGPTCGLAALSMLVRGKVTASEMLDICKQEGYSNNGEMLSSKDMTKLAEKVFSLADIEGVSCGVKFGHLFSHNIIEKLLDGAVLLVPYDADANHSPCLRQGHKAHWALVSGVIVSKNSGSALDSDPDNVYVLCRHGKSKYLATWRLFDLYNSNKNLWEFIPPKGKENQLFIIPKGGIGGVDGLRKQFVIFHGL; the protein is encoded by the exons ATGTGTTCTCTCCCGCCGCCGCCTCCGCCGCCTCCTCAGACCCTCGACCTCAAGCACGACTCTCTAGAGCTCCCGTCATACGCAGACAGCAATCCAACACCAAAATTCCCAGAAATTTGCGAATGGGCATCAAAAAACCTAGACTTGTGGGAAGCTTGTGCTAAAAATAGTATTTGCCCTCAAATCGCGCCTTTTAAATATTGTTACAAGCATTTTGAGTCTATTCTGCAAGTTGGGCCCACTTGTGGATTGGCAGCTCTCTCAATGCTAGTAAGAGGGAAGGTTACTGCTAGTGAAATGTTAGATATATGTAAGCAAGAGGGATACAGTAACAATGGAGAGATGCTGAGCAGTAAGGACATGACAAAGTTGGCAGAGAAAGTTTTCAGCTTGGCCGACATAGAGGGTGTCTCATGTGGGGTGAAGTTCGGACATCTTTTCAGCCATAATATCATAGAGAAGTTATTGGATGGTGCTGTGTTGCTAGTTCC TTATGATGCAGACGCCAACCATTCACCATGTCTCAGACAGGGCCACAAAGCACACTGGGCCCTCGTCAGTGGAGTCATTGTCAGTAAAAACTCCGGATCAGCACTAGACTCAGACCCTGACAATGTCTATGTACTATGCAGGCATGGGAAATCCAAATATCTGGCTACTTGGAGGTTATTTGACCTGTACAACAGTAATAAGAACTTATGGGAATTTATACCTCCAAAAGGGAAAGAGAACCAGTTGTTTATTATACCTAAAGGAGGAATAGGGGGTGTTGATGGTCTCAGGAAACAGTTTGTGATATTTCATGGCCTGTAG